From Antennarius striatus isolate MH-2024 chromosome 14, ASM4005453v1, whole genome shotgun sequence, the proteins below share one genomic window:
- the txnipa gene encoding thioredoxin interacting protein a: MVAMTKRPKAFQIVFTDPSKTFYCAGDRVSGRVEVEVAEPTRVSAMRLLGLGCAKVEYAKGKQKCRQEAEYLRHEEVLQLDGQPTDSNGAVVLRPGNKYEYRFAFELPQQGQLVSSYKGKFGYVRYYVKAIMERPQQATLEVKKAFEVEEPLDVNTPDLLSPTGGMKEKKVTCMFIPDGQVSLNVKIDRRGFCEGEDICINAKFENTCSRIVVPKAAIIAKHTYQANGRTKVFQEKLSAVRGNHIISGMCDAWQGKTIRVPKIKPSMLGCNIIRVEYALMISIHIPGSEKLILELPLVIGTAGLGSRSNSVSSQDGSVSNASQSWVSLRMPSEPPSYCDITRDCRLDQPLTPLLDDFDGDDSPIFMSAPSFQFPPPPPAYTEAEEEFNGNARMLPVC; encoded by the exons atGGTGGCCATGACGAAGAGACCGAAGGCGTTCCAGATCGTCTTCACGGACCCCAGCAAGACGTTCTACTGCGCCGGCGATCGCGTGTCGGGgcgggtggaggtggaggtggccGAGCCGACGCGGGTGTCCGCCATGAGGCTGCTGGGGCTCGGCTGCGCCAAGGTGGAGTACGCGAAGGGCAAACAGAAGTGTCGGCAGGAGGCGGAGTACCTGCGACACGAGGAGGTGCTGCAGCTGGACGGCCAGCCGACAG ACTCCAACGGGGCGGTCGTCTTACGGCCTGGAAACAAATACGAGTACAGATTTGCGTTCGAGCTTCCCCAGCAAGG GCAGCTGGTGTCGTCCTACAAAGGCAAATTTGGTTATGTCCGCTATTATGTCAAGGCCATAATGGAGAGACCACAGCAGGCCACGCTGGAGGTGAAGAAAGCCTTTGAGGTGGAGGAGCCTCTGGACGTCAACACCCCAGACCTTCTG TCTCCCACAGGTGGcatgaaggagaagaaagtCACCTGCATGTTCATCCCAGACGGCCAGGTTTCACTCAACGTCAAAATCGACCGGCGTGGCTTCTGTGAAGGTGAAGACATCTGCATCAATGCCAAGTTTGAGAATACCTGCTCCCGCATTGTGGTGCCCAAGGCGGCCATCATCGCCAAGCACACCTACCAGGCCAACGGGCGCACCAAGGTCTTCCAGGAGAAGCTCTCCGCAGTGCGTGGAAACCACATTATTTCCGGCATGTGTGACGCCTGGCAAGGAAAGACGATCAGAGTACCCAAGATCAAGCCTTCCATGCTGGGCTGCAACATCATCCGTGTGGAGTACGCCCTGATG ATTTCCATCCACATTCCTGGCAGTGAGAAGCTGATCCTGGAGCTTCCTTTGGTCATCGGGACCGCTGGTCTGGGCAGCCGGAGCAACAGCGTGAGCAGCCAGGATGGTTCAGTCAGCAACGCCTCCCAGAGCTGGGTGTCCCTCAGGATGCCCTCAGAGCCCCCCAGCTACTGCGACATTACACGTGACTGCCGCCTGGACCAGCCCCTCACACCGCTTCTCGACGACTTTGACGGTGACGACAGCCCCATCTTCATGAGCGCGCCGTCGTTCCAGTTCCCGCCTCCTCCCCCAGCATACACTGAG GCTGAAGAGGAGTTTAACGGAAATGCCCGCATGCTGCCAGTCTGCTGA